A segment of the Coffea arabica cultivar ET-39 chromosome 8c, Coffea Arabica ET-39 HiFi, whole genome shotgun sequence genome:
AAGCATGCAAGTTTGTTACATTTTGTGCCCAAAAGAGGTAAATTTACATTTGGGGGCAGTTGTCTATCAGCAGAGAATTAGTCAGGTTAAGTTCAATTGAATCCATTAAACAAGAAAATGAGTAATAGTTGGGCCATTAAAAACCCGGAGGTTCTACTGGATTtcactaaatttttttatttttaagacaaATATTTCAggttttgttaaattttttaatactaaaatgaataaaaaaatgataaaattttttaaccagAATTGAACAGATAAAACTGGTTAAATTGCAAATCGGAAGCTGTTCCGGTTCAATTTTTTATTCAGGTTTAAAAACATTGCATATTTGTGAAAATATCAAAGAAAATGGGGTGAAGATATCTAAAATATTAGGATAAAGAGATAGAATAgtgataaaattaagaaaagtgGTGATTGAAAATAGTCTGAAACTTTCAAAACCGTATCATCCGAAAAGTGGTgattaacaatagtttgaaacTTCAAAAGTAGGAAAAGTGCTGATTAAAAATAGTCTGAAAAGTGCTGATTAACGATAGTCTAAAACTTTCAAAATTAAGTAATGTGATGATTAACAATAGCCTGTACCATTCCTATCTTCCGAAGGAAAACAACAATGAGAGAATAGCAGATAAAGGACAGTAAAACATGGGAAAGCACAAGAGAAAGATTACTTAAATTAGCATGTTGGACTAATATGGCGAGTGGAATCAGTGTTATTACTGGTTGAGTGCATGTACAATAGATGTCTCAAAGTTGTAGCAATTCAATCATCGTAACTCAAATATCTGACAGGAACGACACAAAAATGGTATTCGCTTCAATCATTCCTCAAATCAACCGAATCGACTTAATCGTCAAAATCCTCATGATTTCCTTCTGAGTTTCCCTCAAACCTTTTTATATTAAAGTGCTTCATATCCACATCTTTTGCTTGCATATCTATAGCAAGGTCAGCCAATATCCTCCCAATAATTGGTGCCATCTTGAAACCATGTCCTGAAAAGCCTCCAGCAACCACAACATCCTTCCCAAATTCTCCATCCAAGTAATCAATCACATAATCCTTGTCAGGGGTCATAGAATACATGCAAGATTGTGTCAAGACAGGTTCGCTGGAGTCAACGAGACCACCAAATTTGCTTTGGATCCATTCTTTTGTTGCACTAAGCGTATCAGGCGATGCAGACCAAGTTCTCTTGTCTGGATCACAGGGATGGCCACCGTCCACTAATATTTTGAGCAGTCCTGGGAACTCCAAAGATGGAGTGCCAAAGATGTGAGCCTCACCATAGCTCGAAAAAGTCGGAAAACCACTTTCAATCGTGAACTCAGCCTCATGCCCTTGTTCTATTTTCCAGTAGTATACAGTTATTTCCTGGGGTTGTATGGGTAGAGTTAGACCTGCAACTTCCTTGACCAATTTTTTCATCCAAGCTCCAACTGTGACAACACATTTTTTCGCCCAAAACATTTGACCATTTCTGGTGCTGACCAAGATGGCATCTTTGGAAGGATCTTTCTTAATATCTACCACTTCCATGTTGTCTCTAAGGCTTGCGCCGTTCTTCATTGCAAGCATTTGAAACATTGAAACTGCCTTGGTTGGCCTAATAACGCCACCATGCTCAATCACCACACCAATCCAATCCTCAGTTAATTGAAACTTGAACTCTTCGGAAACTTGGTTATGGTTGAGAACTTGAACAGGAACCCTGTTTTTCTGGCAGCTGGATATCTTGGCCTGGAGGGACTTGTCGTATGATGAACCCAAGTCAATTTGGGAAGTCTTGAAGTAGACCTTGTAACCAGCTTCTTCTTCGGCTTCTTCCCACAGTTTTGCTGACTCTAGGACCATTTTAGGGTAGAAATCTTTGGTGTAGGTTGCACGGATGGTTCTTGATTCACCATGGGAGGAGCCTCGGTGGTGCAAGAAATCGAATTGCTCAAGCAGGAGTGTCTTCTTGCCACGTTTAGCTGTTTGGTAAGCTGTAGAACTGCCCATAACGCCTGCTCCAACCACTATTACATCAAAAATTTCAGTACAATTTTCCATCCCTTAACTTTTGTAATTCACCAGAGATTAATGGAGTTGCGAAAGCTACTTGATTAggcttctctctctctttcttgatGCTCTGATGCTAAAAAATGGCGAACAAATTGAGGAGGAATGCCCCAAGAATGTGAGTTGGATTCGTatttataaaattttgtcaTAAATTAATGTACTTGACCTTTTTTTAATAGTTGAAAAATGATAACATTACCCTCTTTACTTAACACGCCCTTTCTACGAAGTTTCCTTTTAATGGTCTTCTTTATAAGAATTACTTTGTTTTGGTCTTTCTTTATAAGAGTTGACCTAACAGGAAAAAAGATGTATTTTCTACCCTTCCTTTCACTTTCGTCTGAACAAAAATAAACGTTTTCCCTTGAATCATGGACTGTTTGTTAAAACAAATTATTACTATGTTTTGattatttctttttatatcGACAAACCTGGTTTTGATGCGTGCATCTGCGTACCTTCTGCGCTTCTTCCTTGCTTGTGTCGGTCGAATATTCGAGTTTAGAAACGACAAGCCAGCTGCCATGGTTGTCTTTTCAGGAGTTGATATTTCAACATTGCTACAATTTTTTTCTCTTAAGGGTGGGGATAGGTCAGTGTTTTGTACAATTAGTGAACatattacccaaaaaaaaagcataaattTTGAAAACTACTTGTCCAGCCCATCACGTAAGAATGTGAGTACAAAATCAAAGACAAATATTTAGGTAAACTTAATCTTGTAGAACATAGCAATTATTCGACTTGTTTTAgtatttttgcttttaaaaaggtgcaagaaataaattagGGTGGTGGACAAGACCAAATCTACCTGTAAACCTGCGCCTTTCAGCATTCAAGTCTGTAGTCAATTTTAACCCGTAATCTTGCCAAGCCAACCTGTAACTTCTAGTATCATTTGGCTATATAACTTGCTAATGATAGTATAGTATTCTTGTTGCTTCCTAATTTAAGGTTCAGCAAGACACAGGTTCTATTTCGATGGTGTTTTTTGAGAATGTTTGTGTAAATTTACTATAACTTGCCTCAATTATTTTATGAAAACATCCTCTCCCTTCTCCTTCTCCCTTCTCCTAATGTTTGTGTAAATTTGAGAATGTTGATATTTGTCATAAACAcctaatattttaaaaacatcCTCTCCCTTATCCTTCTCCCACCCTTTCTCCTCCCTCCAACACACCGCTCCCCTCCCTTCTTCCATTCCCTCTTGTCTACAACCTTTCCCCCTATCCATTTCACCTCCTTTTTCTCCTCCCCACTGTCCCTCTCTCTCCCCTCCATTTTTCCCCTATCCTACTGTTCCATCCCCTCCTTATTCCATAAGGATCTGGTCGGGATTTGTGGTTAGTGTGATCATTGGGTGTGAACAAATTTGCTTTTGGAGAGGAAGGGAGGGGCGAGGGCAGGGTTGGGGAGAGGGAAGTGGACAGGATGGAAAGGAGAGAGATGGGAGGATGGAAAAAGGGTAAGGGAAGAAGGTGGTGCAGAAGTGGAAAGGGGAGGACGG
Coding sequences within it:
- the LOC140013913 gene encoding probable sarcosine oxidase, coding for MENCTEIFDVIVVGAGVMGSSTAYQTAKRGKKTLLLEQFDFLHHRGSSHGESRTIRATYTKDFYPKMVLESAKLWEEAEEEAGYKVYFKTSQIDLGSSYDKSLQAKISSCQKNRVPVQVLNHNQVSEEFKFQLTEDWIGVVIEHGGVIRPTKAVSMFQMLAMKNGASLRDNMEVVDIKKDPSKDAILVSTRNGQMFWAKKCVVTVGAWMKKLVKEVAGLTLPIQPQEITVYYWKIEQGHEAEFTIESGFPTFSSYGEAHIFGTPSLEFPGLLKILVDGGHPCDPDKRTWSASPDTLSATKEWIQSKFGGLVDSSEPVLTQSCMYSMTPDKDYVIDYLDGEFGKDVVVAGGFSGHGFKMAPIIGRILADLAIDMQAKDVDMKHFNIKRFEGNSEGNHEDFDD